GACACAGgataattcacactggagagaaaccatacaaatgtaAGGTTTGTGACAAGGCTTTCAGACGTGATTCACACCTGGCACAACATAGTgtaattcacactggagaaaaaccttacaagtgtaatgagtgtgaCAAGACCTTTGTTCAAAATTCATCTCTTGTAATGCATAAGGtcattcatactggagagaaacgttacaagtgtaatgaatgtggcaaaAGTTTTAATCACAAATCAAACCTTGCATGTCATCATAGacttcacactggagagaaaccttacaagtgtaatgaatgtggcaaggtTTTTAATCGAAAATCAAACCTTGAACGTCATCATAGACTTCATACTGGAAAGAAATCTTAGAAGTGTAATTCTCAAGGTTTTTAGGCAACAATCAAAGCTTGCATGTCATCATAGACTTtacactggagagaagccttacaaatgtgaagaatgtgacaaaCGTTTTCAATTTCAAATCACTCCTTGAAATACATAGGagagttcatactggagagaaaccgtaCAAATGTAAGGTTTGTGACAAGGATTTCGGGTGTGATTCACACTTGTCCCAACATACTGGAAGTCACAGTGGAAAGGAACTGtacaagtgtaatgagtgtggcaaagcctttagtgGTCAGTCAACACTTACCATCAAGCAATCCATGGTACAGGGAAACTTGACTAAGGTAATGATTGTCACAAAGTCTTCAGTAATATTACAACCATTGCAAAACATTGGAGAATCCATAATGAAGGAGGTCTTACAAATGTAATAAATGTGGCAAGTTTTTCAGACATCATTCATAGCTTGCAGTTCATTGGTGATCTTATACAGGAGAGAAATCTTACAAATGTGATGATTGTGGCAAGGTCTTCAGTCAAGCTTCATCTTTTGCAAAACGAGAGaattcatacaggagagaaacctcACAAATGTGATGATTGTGGCAAGGTCTTCAGTCAAGCTTCATCTTTTGCAAAACGAGAGaattcatacaggagagaaacctcACAAATGTGATGATTGTGGCATAGCGTTTACTTCACGTTCGCACCACATTAGATATCAGAGGATCCATACTGGACAGAAATCTTACAAATGTCATATGTGTGGCAAGGTCTTCAGTCCGAGGTTACTCCTTGCAGAATATCATAACGTTCATTTTTGAGGTAATAGTTACAAATGTAATGAGCATAGCAAACCATCAAGGATTAATTGACAGTAGAGTCAATTCAGAATTGACTTGAGTTTGAGTTGACTTAAAACATTCAGTTGAAGCATTAATTGACATTAAAGTGTTTATGTTAAGAGGATTGGGCCAggcgcgtggctcacgcctgtaatctcagcactttaggagcccaaggtgggtagatcacttgaggtcgtgagtttgagaccagcctggccaacagacgTGAGTCACTATTCCCAgcctgctttttgtttctttaacaaaAACCAATAGGGATTTTTATAGATATTGTGTTGAATCTGAATCACATTGGCTTATATAATAACTATTAATTTTTCCAAACCATCAATATGggttgtatatatatgtttttaatcattttggTCAATGTTTGTAGATTTCAAGGTGTGAAATTCTCAGTTTTTTTacgtttattcctaagtatttcttaCTTTAAGATCTCTAGCAAatagtgttttttaattttcgtttaaattttttattgttaatgtATGGAAATTCAACTGATTTTTGGTGCTGCTATTGCATTGTGTAAATCCACTGAATGTGTTTATTAGTTCCAGTAGTATTTTGGTTGACTCAGGCCCCGCCCACCTCTTCGCCTCCCGTCTGGCCTGACCCAGGCCCCGCCCACATCCTCGGGGGTCTCCCGCGGGTCTGGCTTCTGTACTGTGCTGATTGGCACAGACCCGGAAGCTGATGGCGTGGACTGAAGGTTGCCCCGTGGAGTTTGCGCTTCCCAGTTCTCTGGTGCTGCTATACCGGGGAGGTGGGTGTTCCCACAGACCTGGAAATTCCGGCCCCTCTTTCTCAACTCAGAGCAAATTGAGACGTCCGGGTGGGAGTCCGTGAGTCTCTTCCTTTTGAATTTAAAGTCGCCCTGAGGCTGGTCCCGTCCCCGTCTTTTCTGCAGCGGGGCCGTGCAGACACCTCCTGTCGCGAAACTTTCCTTCTCAAAACCCTTCCTGACCCGTCCTCCCGCCTCGCGCTGTTTCAAGTCCTCACCCGCGAGCTGGACTCTCGCCCTGGGCTCCTCCCAACCTTGCTCTCATCGGCGTCTGGAGGGCAGCGCTGCAGCCCCAGTCCCGGGAAGGCCGCGTCCTCTGCCTGGTCCTGGGATCCTGCAGACCCCACCCCTGTCCGAAGGCGCCATCGCCCACCACCTCCCTCCTCGTGCCGGGCCCTGCTTCTGCCCAGTTCCAACCCCAGGAAAACGTGCTTCTCCTGGAGGCAAACCTCTTTTTCGCCCTGTTGTTCCCGGAAGGCAGGCCTGGGATGTGAAGTTTCCAGGTAGTTGGATATTAAAcatagaattgaaaaaaaaaaaaccccacaaagtaACAAAAGAATGAAGCGGCGAAAGCAGAAATTTACTCAATCAAGAAAGTACTCCACAGGGTGGCAGTGGGCCCAAGCGAGCGTCTCCAGGGCCCCGTTTACAAAGTTTTTGGAggttaaagtattttttcttttttgaggtccCTATGGGCTACCCCTTATCTGGATGAAGAATTTGGCCCTTGGCCAACGAAATACTGAGGTAAATTGGCCTGAGGCCAGAGCAGATGGGTGCCCTATGCAGATGAAGGGGTGGCCGGTGCTTGGCCGTGGCCACTCCTGGGCTCTTTCTCTTTCCACCTGAGACCTGGTGGGAAGATGGGGTTTTTCCTTTTAGTCTAGTTTTGGAAAGTTCGTGTTAATTGGTTTTAGATTCCCTGCCCCGCTAGACCCAGGACccatgtgttttttgttgttgtttttgttttttttgatggagatgggtctcactctgttgcgcacgCGGGAGAGCGGTGAccggatcacagctcactgcagtgtcaacctcctgggctcaagggatcctcccacctcagcctctagagtagctgggaccacagccgcatgccaccacaccgcgccaatttttgtgttcttggtagagaccgggttttgccttGTTGTCTAGGTTGGGCTCCAACTGCACGGCTAAAGCGATCCAAgaacatcagcctcccaaagtattgggattacaggcttgagccaccatgcccgccttatttcttaattaaaaaaatgtgtatgtaggctgagcgcagtggctcatgcctgtcgtcccagcactttgtgaggccgattCTCCTCTATCCaggagatgggtttcaccatgttgccaggtttgtctcaaactcctcggcttAACTGATCCGcttgctttggccttccaaagtgctaggattacaggagtgagccaccacacatggccagtCCTGGAATTTTGTAGAGGATGACCAACGCAGCCTGTTGACCCCCTTCCTGGCCATCCCGTGAAAATCAGCGACTCCTCCTTCTTACAAAACTCAGAGCTTCTCAGGATAACTTGGTGAAACGTCCCCCGCTGTGAACCTCAGTGAGCCCACCTGTAACATGGAGGTGAGGGAGAAGACCAGAAAAGCTCAGTCAGAGTGACACTGACCCCTGAAATGATGGGCACAATGGAGTGTGTGGCTTTTCCTGTAGGAGAGGGTGATGCTTAGttgtaatttgaattttaaaacattccagTTCTCCGAAAAACAGGATTGGACTCAAATCACCTTGAACCTTATCATCTCACGGCTTTGACCCACCTACACGGCTCCATGTCCCCTGCAGGCCTTGCCCCTGAGCTCTACAATCCTGTGTCCAGGTGTCTCCTCAGCTCTATGCTGGTACATCAAATAGGCATCTCCACCTTCACGTGTCTATAAGTGACTTCCTAAACCCCCACACATATTCCCTTGCAGTCCTACATGTCTCAGATGAGGGTGAGAGTGTACTTCTGGGGGCTTAGCTGAGGTTGACaccatgtattttaaatatggaaaataaattacattatttgtAAGTGTTGTAATTTATAATGTAAAGAGAAAATTACATGTATACATGAAAGGAGTGAGAAAGTACatcatttccaaatttattttgagGTGTGGGAGAAAAATGTTTCAAGACTTCATCCTTAGGGATCTGTGCTCCCAGGACCCCTCTGACTTCATCTCTTGCCTGTGTTCTCActccctctgctccagccatACAGGCCTCTTTCCTTCTTCTGGGACTGAGGTTGCTCCTGTCTCAGGGCCTTCTCCTGGGCTGTCCCTCTGCCTAGGACTTTCTGGCCCCTCAGCTGCAAGTGACAAGCAGCCTTTCTTCCCTAAGTCTTTGTTCTGATATTAATTTCTCTATGGAAACCTTTGTGATCTCCCAcagccccccccccccacttGACATTGCAGCGCCACCTTCACCGCCACCTCTGGTCCATGTTGCCTGTTCTGTGTGATTCTTTTAGTTCCTTTGCTGCTCACTGGATCCTGGTGGGAACAAGTCCCCAAGTGGAGAGCAGAGCCAGAAGGTGGGGCTGTGCTGGGCTGGCACCCTCTGAGTGGAGCTCAACCCTGACTTCACATTACAGTTCTCAGGCATTTTGCAAATAcatcttttattctgttttatcaaAGATTGCTATTATCATAGTATGGGACCCACCCTCAATAATACTTACAGTGGCACTGGTGATTCTCATCTGTGTCCAGCATTGAACATCAAGGCAGTTTCCTCCATATTGAGAACTGAGGTCAGTCTGTGATCCACAGGGAGGTGAGGGGGCTGTGCTCTGCATGGGGTGTGGTTAGGGCCAGATCTGTGCCCTGAAGATCTGTGTCCTTCTGCAGCGTGTGTGTGGACTTCTCCAGCAGGGGAGCAAAATCTGAAAACCAATTGAAATTACCCTTGTAGGTCTTCCTGTGGCACGTTCTTATTTCTGCATAATCTCTGGTGCAGTGGGCAGTAGAGGACCATCTTTGTCCCTGGTGAGGTctcccctgtgtgtgtgttttgtcacGGGAAAGGAGTGAGTGATTTCTAAACACTAAatctcggctgggtgcagtggctcacatctgtaatcccagctctttgggaggcttgGTTAGGCAGATCTcaaggtcacgagatcgagaccatcctggccaacatggtaaaaccccatgtctagtaaaaatagaaaaattagctgggcctggcagtgcatgcctgtaatcccagctacttaagaggctgaggcaggagaatcactagaaccagggaggcagaggttgcagtgagctgagatcatgccactgaaccaaatcctggtgacagagctagactccatctcaaaaaaaaaagaaaaattaaatctcaTATTTTTTTACACACAGGATTGATTTCCAAAGACTCATGCTATGTAAGGAAGCCATCAAGAAGGGCAAAGAAAAGGAGCCAGGGATGGCTCTTCCTCAGGTAAAGTGATATTTCTCGGTGGattcttctgtctccttgttttcTGAAATACCAGGTATTGTGGTAGCCAGACTTCTGTGATTCTGAAGCGTCCTAACTCACAAGTTTGCTCACATTCACTCATGCCTTTTCTCAGTCCCTCTCATCTTAAACTCCATCtgcctctattgcccaggctagagttcactggagcaatctgggctcactgtaacctccacctcccagggtcaagcgattctcatgcctcagtcttccaacctaactggaattacagatgcatgtcaccatacctggctaatttttgcatttttattagagatggggaatcaccatgttggccaggctggtcttgaactcctggcctcaagcaatctgcctgcctcagcctctgcccaagtgttgggattataggtgtgagccaccatacctggcctttcatttttttttttttgagacagagtttcactcatgttgcccaggctggagtgcaatggtgcgatcttggctcactgcaacctccacctcccaggttcaagcgattttcctgcttcaacctgcctagtagctgggattacaggcatgtgacaccacgcccagctaattttgtatttttagtagagacagggtttctccatgttggtcaggctggtctcgaactcccaacctcaggtgatctgcccaccttggcctcccaaattgctgggattacaggcatgagccaccgtgcccagccagttgtGGTTTTTGAGGAGCATCACAGAAGCGTCTCTCACTGGCACTGTGACAGTGCTCATTACATAAACTAATGATCATCCTCTCTAAGCAGCAGTCACTGCTGTAGAAATTCCTCCTAGGGAGGACATCATTCAGGCTCACTGTCTCATATATATGAGGCTCTTGACTGAACTCTTTTTTTCTGGacatggaattttgctcttgttgcccatgctagagtgcaatggggtgatctccactcactgcaacctccacctcctgggttcaagagattctcctgactcagcctcccaagtagctgggattacaggctcccaccaccatgcctggcaaatttttgtatttttagtagagacggggtgttcTTAAACTTTGAAGATCACTTTGGGGACGTTTAAAATAACTATTACTTTTTGTGTAATATTTACACATTTCAATATTAACTATTATTTAccatctgtactttttttttttgagatggagtcttgctctgtcacccaggctggagtacagtggcatgatctcagctcactgcaagctccacctccagggttcacgccattctcctgccttagcctcccaagtaactgggactataggcacctatccctacacctgcctaattttttgtatttttagtacagatagggtttcaccatgttagccaggatggtctcgatctcctgacctcatgatctgcctgccatggcctcccaaagtgctgggactttggtgtgagccactgcacccggcctaccaTCTGTACTTAATTGTAAACctattggtctttatattttttagatagCTCTTTAAAATCCATGATGGAGTTCTCATCAACAGGGCAAGGCAATGCAGAAGTGTTCCACACAGGGACATTGGAAAGACATGAAAGTCATCACATTGGAGATTTTTGCTTCCCAGAAATCAAGAAAGATATTTATGACTTTGAGTTTCAGTGGCaagaaattgaaagaaatggcCATGAAGCACCCATGACAGAAACCAAAGAGTTGACTGGTAGTACAGACAGACATGATCAAAGGCATGCTGGAAACAAGACTATTAAAGATCAGCTTGGATTAAACTTTCATTTGCATCTGTCTGAACTGCATGTATTTCAGACTGAACGGAAAATTGGTAATCAAGTGGACCAGTCTATCAATGATGCTTCCTCAGCTTCAACATCCCAAATAATTTGTTGTAGGCTCAAAACCCATATTTCTATTAAGTATGGGAAGAATTTCCTCTATTCTTCATTattcacacaaaacaagaagtacACATGAGAGAAAAACCTTTCCaatgtaatgagtgtggcaaagcttttaattATAGCTCACATTTAAGGAGACATCATGTAACCCATTTAGGAGAGAAACATTATAAATGTGATGTATGTGGCAAAGTGTTTCATCAGAAGCAATACCTTGCACGGCACCATAgcattcatactggagagaaaccttacaagtgtaatgagcATGGCAAGACCTTCAATCAGAAGTCATCCCTTCAGTGTCATCATAGACTTCACACTGGACAGAAAcattacaaatgtgaagaatgtgacaaagTTTACAGTTGAGGATCACAACTTGAAACACAcaggagaattcatactggagaaaaaccataCAAATGTAAGGTTTGTGACAAGGTTTTCTGGGATAATTCATGCCTTTCGTGCCATAagagttcatactggagagaTACGTTACACATGTAACGAATGTGGCAAGGCTTTTAGTAGAAAAGCAAACCTTGCACATCATAGACTTCATACTGGAGGGAAATCTTACAAATGTAAGGGTTGTGACAAGGTTTTCCACCATAATTTATGCCTTGCACAACATCAGagagttcatactggagagaacCTTGCACATTTCATGAGTGTGGAAAGACCTTTGCTCAAAATTCAGCCCTTAT
This portion of the Pongo abelii isolate AG06213 chromosome 20, NHGRI_mPonAbe1-v2.0_pri, whole genome shotgun sequence genome encodes:
- the LOC103888671 gene encoding LOW QUALITY PROTEIN: putative protein ZNF321 (The sequence of the model RefSeq protein was modified relative to this genomic sequence to represent the inferred CDS: inserted 2 bases in 1 codon); translation: MMEFSSTGQGNAEVFHTGTLERHESHHIGDFCFPEIKKDIYDFEFQWQEIERNGHEAPMTETKELTGSTDRHDQRHAGNKTIKDQLGLNFHLHLSELHVFQTERKIGNQVDQSINDASSASTSQIICCRLKTHISIKYGKNFLYSSLXSHKTRSTHERKTFPM